From the genome of Clostridium sp. BNL1100, one region includes:
- the yycI gene encoding two-component system regulatory protein YycI, whose product MDWKRAKIILIVVFTILNIVLAFAWYKNIKVEQVSQQTITNTGLIMAKNGINVECPIPKYKGKDYILQYEERPLKKSKIAEVLLGEGYVKSGNDTYTKDTNKLVFTSDSGFEYTGAGENSVKVYTDSKEGINAKFKVLASKMDLPFDEFKQDYYPDTKKVNERLLIYKGFFKGYEVFDNFIEIQVINKEIRGIKYQYKKPISITARRDINVIPVYQILITKMTKYQGIDICNVDMGFKGYTGVDKETKTLYEGLSWRIRNTDGKEFYFNARNGEEIK is encoded by the coding sequence ATGGACTGGAAAAGAGCCAAGATAATTTTAATAGTAGTATTTACAATATTGAATATAGTTTTGGCTTTCGCCTGGTATAAAAATATTAAGGTTGAGCAGGTATCGCAGCAAACTATAACTAATACGGGACTAATTATGGCTAAAAACGGTATAAATGTAGAATGTCCCATACCCAAATATAAAGGCAAAGATTACATACTCCAATATGAAGAAAGACCCTTAAAAAAGTCAAAGATAGCTGAGGTATTGCTTGGGGAAGGATATGTAAAATCAGGGAATGATACATATACAAAGGATACGAATAAGCTTGTGTTCACATCGGATTCGGGCTTTGAGTATACAGGCGCTGGCGAAAACAGTGTGAAAGTTTATACCGACAGCAAAGAAGGTATCAATGCAAAGTTCAAGGTATTGGCTTCTAAAATGGATTTACCATTCGATGAGTTCAAACAGGATTACTACCCTGATACAAAAAAAGTAAACGAAAGACTATTAATATATAAAGGTTTTTTTAAAGGATATGAGGTTTTTGATAATTTTATTGAGATTCAGGTAATAAATAAGGAAATACGTGGGATAAAATATCAATATAAAAAACCTATAAGTATAACTGCAAGAAGAGATATAAATGTTATACCCGTGTATCAGATTTTAATTACAAAGATGACTAAATACCAAGGCATTGACATATGTAATGTTGATATGGGATTTAAGGGTTATACCGGGGTTGACAAGGAAACAAAGACTCTTTACGAAGGGTTATCCTGGAGAATAAGAAATACTGATGGAAAAGAATTTTATTTTAATGCACGTAATGGTGAAGAAATAAAATAG
- a CDS encoding ATP-binding protein produces MKFWKGFFRLLSSLQWKLVYIFISMCIILVSVVYVVINTGLQNIYYDSFANSIETGYKNWIDVRGGVPESNQKLSDYFTEGGDALFFGANSSYLGMTIIDLTKIQTSTGGILYSSEKGYTDDSEEFANNIKTSESLMSIWAGNQPQKNERLIKGANGKYFEYIKQPQDNLIFYFTYQEEAWLPILEKFNYLILTSALIAVFLSLFLGYMLSKTITSPIISVMHKAEKVAEGDFGEQLAVKSEDEIGNLTRTFNYMASELKKTLSEISSEKNKVETILNYMADGVIAFDLKGMAIHANPAARKLLGNDVVNNPFKEFAVKVGLDVRIEDIVYFEESPVRESDTILNDMYVKVYFAVFTDTHKKPEGIIVVLHDDTEHQKLDSMRREFVANVSHELRTPITSIKSYTETLLEGAMEDQETSKRFLSVIDSEADRMTRLVKDLLQLSRLDNQQMNWKMESVSLDAIVKAIVERLQIEAQRKHQKLESYVIGDIPAISADKDRLEQVIVNLISNSIKYTSEHGEITVYVGIIYNDIYVKVTDTGIGIPSESLPRVFERFYRVDKARSRDMGGTGLGLSIAKEIVQAHGGTINISSEIGKGTEVTVKLPCAV; encoded by the coding sequence ATGAAATTTTGGAAAGGGTTTTTTAGGCTTCTCAGCAGTCTGCAGTGGAAGCTTGTTTACATTTTCATTTCAATGTGTATTATTCTGGTTTCCGTAGTATATGTGGTTATTAATACCGGGCTTCAGAATATATATTATGACAGCTTTGCAAACAGTATAGAGACAGGGTATAAAAACTGGATAGATGTAAGAGGCGGAGTTCCGGAATCCAATCAAAAACTTTCGGATTATTTTACTGAAGGTGGGGATGCCCTGTTCTTCGGGGCAAATTCCTCATACCTCGGAATGACAATAATTGACTTAACAAAGATACAGACTTCTACAGGCGGAATCCTTTATTCGTCTGAAAAGGGTTATACGGATGATTCTGAGGAGTTTGCAAATAATATTAAAACCAGTGAAAGTCTCATGTCTATCTGGGCAGGTAACCAACCCCAGAAAAACGAGCGTTTAATTAAAGGTGCTAACGGTAAGTATTTTGAATATATTAAACAGCCTCAAGATAATTTGATTTTTTACTTTACGTATCAGGAAGAAGCATGGCTGCCAATATTGGAGAAATTTAACTACCTGATACTTACCAGTGCTCTTATAGCAGTTTTTTTGTCATTGTTTCTGGGATACATGCTTTCAAAGACTATTACATCTCCGATAATAAGTGTTATGCATAAGGCTGAAAAAGTTGCTGAAGGCGATTTTGGCGAACAGCTGGCAGTTAAATCGGAAGACGAAATAGGAAACCTGACAAGAACCTTCAACTATATGGCATCTGAGCTTAAGAAGACATTGTCCGAGATTTCAAGTGAGAAGAACAAGGTTGAGACGATACTCAACTACATGGCTGACGGTGTAATAGCCTTTGACTTAAAGGGGATGGCTATTCACGCTAACCCGGCAGCAAGAAAGCTCCTTGGCAATGACGTGGTAAACAATCCTTTCAAAGAATTTGCCGTTAAGGTAGGTCTGGATGTCAGAATTGAAGATATAGTTTATTTTGAAGAATCACCTGTGAGGGAATCAGATACTATTTTAAATGATATGTATGTAAAGGTGTATTTTGCTGTATTTACAGATACCCATAAAAAACCGGAAGGTATTATAGTAGTACTTCACGATGATACTGAACACCAAAAGCTTGATAGTATGAGACGAGAATTTGTAGCAAATGTTTCACATGAACTTCGTACTCCTATTACTTCAATAAAAAGCTATACCGAAACACTCTTGGAAGGTGCTATGGAGGATCAGGAAACATCAAAACGTTTTCTAAGTGTAATTGATTCCGAGGCTGATAGAATGACCAGATTGGTAAAGGATTTGCTTCAGTTATCCAGACTTGATAATCAGCAGATGAATTGGAAAATGGAAAGTGTGTCTCTGGACGCAATTGTAAAAGCTATTGTAGAAAGACTGCAAATTGAAGCACAAAGAAAGCATCAAAAGCTTGAAAGCTACGTAATAGGAGATATTCCTGCAATAAGTGCTGATAAGGACAGATTGGAACAAGTTATAGTAAACCTTATTAGCAACTCAATCAAGTATACCTCTGAGCATGGTGAAATAACAGTTTATGTAGGTATTATCTATAACGATATATATGTAAAAGTTACGGATACAGGGATAGGAATTCCAAGTGAGTCCTTACCCAGAGTGTTCGAGAGGTTCTACAGGGTAGACAAGGCAAGGTCAAGAGATATGGGAGGCACAGGGTTAGGCCTTTCTATTGCCAAGGAAATTGTTCAGGCACACGGCGGTACTATAAATATTTCCAGTGAAATAGGGAAAGGTACCGAGGTAACAGTTAAATTACCATGTGCAGTGTAA
- a CDS encoding UDP-N-acetylglucosamine 1-carboxyvinyltransferase, which produces MDKFIINGPCPLNGEVTISGAKNAAVAVLPAALIINGISRIENVPDIKDVKVLLEILGKLGAKITKEDANTVICDTREISCWTAPYELVKSMRASYYLLGALIARFGKAEVSLPGGCDFGFRPIDQHIKGFEAMGASVEIEHGIVKVDASNLTGAQIYLDVVSVGATINLMLAAVKANGQTTIENAAKEPHVVDVANFLNAMGANIRGAGTDVIKIKGVDHLKGGGTHSIIPDMIEAGTFMIAAAATQGDVTVKNVIPKHMESLTAKLIEMGVTVQEDEDFIRILGGNKIRNVNIMTLPYPGFPTDLHPQATVLLSLAEGVSTITEGVWDSRFQYVDELKRMGARIKVEGRIAVIDGGNPLSGAPVKATDLRAGAAMVLAGLISKGRTEVLNIKYIDRGYEDFVHKLNILGADISRVPCED; this is translated from the coding sequence TTGGATAAGTTTATAATAAATGGGCCATGTCCCCTAAACGGCGAAGTTACAATTAGCGGAGCCAAGAACGCTGCAGTAGCTGTTTTGCCTGCTGCACTCATCATAAACGGTATCAGCCGTATAGAAAATGTTCCTGATATCAAGGATGTAAAAGTTTTATTGGAGATACTCGGTAAATTAGGTGCTAAAATTACTAAAGAAGATGCCAACACCGTTATATGTGACACCAGAGAAATCAGTTGCTGGACAGCTCCGTATGAGCTCGTAAAAAGTATGAGGGCTTCATACTATTTATTGGGAGCATTGATTGCAAGGTTCGGAAAAGCGGAGGTATCACTTCCCGGTGGTTGTGATTTTGGATTTAGACCTATTGATCAGCACATTAAGGGTTTTGAAGCAATGGGAGCTAGTGTTGAGATTGAGCATGGTATTGTTAAGGTAGATGCCTCAAATCTAACCGGAGCTCAAATTTACCTTGACGTTGTAAGCGTAGGTGCTACTATAAACCTGATGCTGGCAGCTGTAAAGGCTAATGGACAGACTACTATTGAGAATGCTGCAAAGGAACCGCATGTAGTTGATGTTGCTAACTTTCTCAACGCTATGGGTGCAAACATTAGAGGTGCCGGAACAGATGTCATAAAGATAAAGGGTGTAGATCACCTAAAAGGCGGAGGAACTCATTCCATTATTCCTGATATGATTGAGGCGGGAACATTTATGATTGCTGCTGCTGCTACTCAGGGAGATGTAACTGTAAAAAACGTTATTCCCAAGCATATGGAATCACTTACTGCTAAGCTGATTGAAATGGGTGTTACCGTTCAGGAAGATGAAGATTTCATAAGAATTTTAGGTGGAAACAAGATTCGAAATGTAAACATAATGACATTACCTTATCCGGGATTTCCTACTGACCTTCATCCTCAGGCCACCGTGCTTTTAAGCCTTGCAGAGGGTGTAAGTACCATTACGGAAGGCGTATGGGATTCTAGATTCCAGTATGTGGATGAATTGAAAAGGATGGGTGCAAGGATTAAGGTTGAAGGAAGGATTGCTGTCATAGACGGTGGAAATCCGCTTTCAGGTGCACCTGTAAAAGCTACTGATTTGAGGGCAGGGGCTGCGATGGTTCTTGCAGGATTAATCTCTAAGGGGCGTACTGAAGTTTTGAATATCAAATATATAGATAGAGGATACGAGGACTTTGTACACAAGCTGAATATTCTCGGAGCAGATATCAGCAGGGTACCTTGCGAGGATTAA
- the yycF gene encoding response regulator YycF has translation MSKKILIVDDEKNIVDILKFNLKKEGYDTIEAYDGEEAVNLALSQNPDLILLDIMLPKMDGFTVCRKLRQSISTPILMLTAKEEEVDKVLGLELGADDYITKPFSPRELMARVKANLRRLIPGEQSGEDTNSHINKYGDLTIDIDRYEIKRGEETIELTLREFELVKFLAAQQGTIFSRETLLEKVWGYEYYGDVRTVDVTVRRVREKLEQDPANPQYIVTKRGVGYYFNKI, from the coding sequence TTGAGCAAAAAGATCTTAATTGTAGACGATGAGAAAAATATTGTCGACATATTGAAATTCAACCTAAAGAAGGAAGGCTATGATACAATAGAGGCTTATGACGGGGAGGAAGCAGTTAACCTCGCACTTTCCCAGAATCCGGATCTCATTTTGCTGGATATAATGCTTCCGAAAATGGATGGGTTCACTGTATGCAGAAAATTAAGACAATCTATTTCAACACCTATTCTTATGCTGACTGCAAAGGAAGAGGAAGTGGACAAAGTTCTGGGTCTTGAGCTGGGAGCAGATGATTATATAACAAAGCCATTTAGCCCAAGAGAACTTATGGCACGGGTTAAGGCAAACCTCAGAAGGCTGATACCCGGTGAGCAGTCAGGTGAGGATACTAATTCACACATAAACAAGTATGGAGATTTAACTATTGATATAGACAGGTATGAAATTAAGAGGGGAGAAGAAACCATAGAGCTTACTCTCCGTGAGTTTGAACTGGTAAAATTCCTCGCAGCGCAGCAAGGAACCATTTTTTCAAGAGAAACTCTTCTGGAAAAGGTTTGGGGCTATGAATACTACGGGGATGTAAGAACTGTTGACGTTACAGTCAGAAGAGTAAGGGAAAAACTCGAGCAGGATCCTGCAAATCCACAGTACATTGTTACTAAAAGAGGAGTCGGATACTATTTCAATAAAATTTAG